In Coregonus clupeaformis isolate EN_2021a unplaced genomic scaffold, ASM2061545v1 scaf2415, whole genome shotgun sequence, the following proteins share a genomic window:
- the LOC121572817 gene encoding proline-rich proteoglycan 2-like, with the protein MPPQLYESRRIPKPSGPNPGPHRSPKPSGPNPGPHRSPKPSGPNPNTGPHRSPKPSGPNPNPGPHRSPKPSGPNPNPGPHRSPKPSGPNPNPGPHRSPKPSGPNPNPGPHRSPKPSGPNPNPGPHRSPKPNPKG; encoded by the exons ATGCCTCCTCAACTGTATGAAAGCCGTAG AATCCCCAAGCCCAGTGGCCCCAACCCTGGTCCCCATAGAAGCCCCAAGCCCAGTGGCCCCAACCCTGGTCCCCATAGAAGCCCCAAGCCCAGTGGCCCCAACCCCAACACTGGTCCTCATAGAAGCCCCAAGCCCAGtggccccaaccccaaccctggtCCCCATAGAAGCCCCAAGCCCAGtggccccaaccccaaccctggtCCCCATAGAAGCCCCAAGCCCAGtggccccaaccccaaccctggtCCCCATAGAAGCCCCAAGCCCAGtggccccaaccccaaccctggtCCCCATAGAAGCCCCAAGCCCAGtggccccaaccccaaccctggtCCCCATAGAAGCCCCAAGCCCAACCCTAAAGGCTAA
- the foxi1 gene encoding forkhead box protein I1, with protein MFLMIEEETRIRTQLERIMKAFGQQQSNAQTSPIQHHSAQELLDMAVYCDNFGSMYQHQQNLHHSHHPQRPPAHPPSYGLGEYTSPNTNPYLWLNGPSINSSPYLTGSNGASYIQSGYGANQRQFLPPPTGFGGADLGWLSISSQQELFKMVRPPYSYSALIAMAIQGAGDKRLTLSHIYQYVAENFPFYKKSKAGWQNSIRHNLSLNDCFKKVARDDDDPGKGNYWTLDPNCEKMFDNGNFRRKRKRRADLNGGDTNNTVLPVKSEDTAALKLSDTASIMSSSPPSLQNSPGSAEPKSSPSPSVEHSPCYNNFVSTMNSMLAGSNNGSIRGGRGDFGSGGHVMGDLSPHQTRENMSGLGAYSPSQITPLNSDTTHLSTANRMNYYTSAQNSHSGGMGLTNSPSNHFSVNHLLYSREGTEV; from the exons ATGTTCTTGATGATAGAGGAAGAAACGAGGATTCGTACTCAATTAGAACGGATTATGAAGGCTTTTGGACAGCAGCAATCCAACGCGCAGACCAGCCCCATCCAACACCACAGCGCACAGGAGCTCCTGGACATGGCCGTGTACTGCGATAACTTCGGCAGCATGTACCAGCACCAGCAAAACCTCCATCACAGTCACCACCCGCAGAGGCCGCCGGCTCATCCTCCAAGCTACGGCCTCGGGGAGTACACCTCGCCGAACACCAACCCGTACCTGTGGCTAAACGGCCCAAGCATCAACTCGTCTCCATACCTGACGGGATCGAATGGAGCATCGTACATACAGTCTGGATACGGAGCGAACCAGCGGCAGTTCCTGCCCCCTCCCACGGGGTTTGGTGGAGCTGACCTCGGATGGCTCTCAATCTCCAGCCAGCAGGAACTCTTCAAGATGGTTAGACCTCCTTACTCCTACTCAGCGCTGATTGCCATGGCTATCCAGGGCGCCGGGGACAAGAGGTTGACGCTGAGTCACATCTATCAGTATGTGGCAGAGAATTTTCCGTTTTATAAGAAGAGCAAAGCTGGGTGGCAGAACTCAATCAGACACAACCTGTCACTGAATGACTGTTTTAAGAAAGTTGCCCGGGATGACGATGACCCTG GGAAGGGAAACTACTGGACATTGGACCCAAACTGTGAGAAAATGTTCGATAACGGCAACTTCAGAAGGAAGAGAAAGAGGCGAGCTGACTTGAACGGAGGAGACACCAACAACACTGTTCTTCCGGTGAAGTCAGAAGACACAGCCGCCCTGAAGCTCTCCGACACGGCCAGCATCATGAGTTCATCCCCTCCCAGCCTCCAGAACTCCCCTGGCTCCGCCGAGCCCAAATCATCCCCATCCCCGTCTGTGGAACACAGTCCTTGTTACAACAACTTTGTCTCCACTATGAACTCGATGCTGGCggggagcaacaacggctctaTCCGGGGGGGCAGGGGAGACTTTGGTTCAGGAGGACATGTTATGGGGGATTTGTCGCCTCATCAGACCCGAGAGAACATGTCCGGACTTGGTGCATACTCGCCCTCTCAGATCACGCCACTGAACTCTGATACCACTCACCTCTCCACAGCCAATAGAATGAACTACTACACATCAGCACAGAACAGTCACAGCGGAGGCATGGGCCTCACCAACTCTCCCTCAAACCACTTCAGTGTTAATCATTTGTTGTACAGCCGCGAAGGAACCGAGGTGTAG